Proteins from one Mycolicibacter virginiensis genomic window:
- a CDS encoding SDR family oxidoreductase produces the protein MGVLDGRVAVITGAGRGIGREHALLFAAEGAAVVVNDLGGSNAGEGSDSTTAQQVVDQIVAAGGRAVANTDSVSDWSCAKSLVQQAIDEFGRLDVLVNNAGILRDAFIPGMEEAQWDAVVAVHLKGHFAMLHHAAAYWKSQSKAGEQPNAAVINTASGSGVTLPNAGQANYGAAKAGIAALTLIAAEELDRYGVRVNAIAPIARTRLTLATPGMGALMAEPEDGELDLFSPANISPLVAYLATEKCPITGAVYAVQGGAISRLSGWHDTDTIETDGIWQIDDIAARLP, from the coding sequence ATGGGTGTATTGGATGGCCGGGTCGCGGTGATCACCGGCGCCGGACGCGGTATCGGGCGCGAACACGCCCTGCTGTTCGCGGCCGAAGGGGCTGCGGTGGTGGTCAACGACCTGGGTGGAAGCAACGCCGGCGAGGGCTCCGACAGCACCACCGCGCAGCAGGTCGTCGATCAGATCGTGGCCGCCGGCGGGCGCGCGGTGGCCAACACCGACAGCGTCTCCGATTGGTCGTGCGCGAAAAGCCTTGTCCAGCAGGCCATCGACGAGTTCGGCCGGTTGGATGTGTTGGTCAACAACGCCGGAATCCTGCGGGACGCCTTCATCCCCGGCATGGAAGAGGCGCAGTGGGATGCCGTGGTCGCGGTACATCTCAAGGGGCACTTCGCGATGCTGCACCACGCCGCGGCGTATTGGAAGTCGCAGTCCAAGGCAGGGGAGCAGCCCAACGCCGCGGTGATCAACACCGCCTCGGGGTCCGGGGTCACGCTGCCCAACGCCGGTCAGGCGAACTACGGCGCGGCCAAGGCCGGGATCGCCGCATTGACCCTGATTGCCGCCGAGGAGCTGGACCGCTATGGGGTGCGGGTCAACGCCATCGCCCCCATCGCCCGCACACGACTCACGCTGGCGACTCCCGGCATGGGCGCACTGATGGCCGAGCCGGAGGACGGAGAGTTGGACCTGTTCAGCCCGGCCAACATCTCGCCGCTGGTGGCCTATCTGGCCACCGAGAAATGTCCGATCACCGGCGCGGTGTATGCGGTGCAGGGTGGTGCCATCTCGCGGCTGTCCGGCTGGCACGACACCGACACCATTGAGACCGACGGTATCTG
- a CDS encoding MaoC/PaaZ C-terminal domain-containing protein, producing the protein MDDDLAFDDAGLDKWSDEDHFDVTRERIVEYAEATNDPIAAHRSGDLAPPVFGIVPVFESLLVPAVEVAPVELIPRVVHGEQDFWFHRPIRPGDKLVSRGKMIGYEGLEKGTRAAILLECRTEEGELVNEQYVTCFFRGHNAGKRIGELSPGHKFDDALREQAPVAKVVQHVDHDQTFRYGPAAGDPMPIHLDEEVARDAGLPGIIAHGLCTMAFTSWAVLTEVAGSDVSRLRRLAVRFSKMVLPGDDLETRIWTSGRGDGATTYAFETARVGAGEMAITDGLAVIAD; encoded by the coding sequence ATGGACGACGATCTGGCATTCGACGACGCCGGGCTGGACAAGTGGAGCGACGAGGACCACTTCGACGTCACCCGGGAACGGATCGTCGAGTACGCCGAGGCGACCAACGACCCGATCGCCGCGCACCGCAGTGGCGACCTCGCGCCGCCGGTGTTTGGGATTGTGCCGGTGTTCGAGTCACTACTGGTCCCAGCCGTGGAGGTGGCACCGGTCGAGCTGATCCCGCGGGTGGTACACGGCGAGCAGGATTTCTGGTTCCACCGGCCCATCCGACCGGGAGACAAGCTGGTCTCCCGCGGCAAGATGATCGGCTACGAAGGACTGGAGAAGGGCACCCGCGCGGCGATTCTGCTCGAATGCCGCACCGAGGAAGGCGAACTGGTCAACGAGCAGTACGTGACCTGCTTCTTCCGCGGACACAATGCGGGCAAAAGAATCGGCGAGCTCAGCCCCGGACACAAGTTCGACGACGCACTGCGCGAGCAGGCGCCGGTGGCCAAGGTCGTCCAACACGTCGACCACGACCAGACGTTCCGCTACGGGCCGGCCGCGGGTGATCCGATGCCGATCCACCTGGACGAGGAAGTCGCCCGCGACGCCGGACTGCCAGGGATCATCGCGCACGGCCTGTGCACCATGGCGTTCACGTCTTGGGCGGTGCTCACCGAGGTGGCCGGCTCAGATGTCAGCCGGCTACGGCGATTGGCGGTGCGGTTCTCCAAGATGGTGCTGCCCGGCGACGACCTGGAGACCCGGATCTGGACCAGCGGTCGCGGCGACGGCGCCACGACGTACGCATTCGAGACTGCGCGCGTAGGCGCCGGTGAAATGGCGATCACGGACGGCTTGGCCGTCATCGCCGACTAA
- a CDS encoding type II toxin-antitoxin system Rv0910 family toxin: MGHIEATKSLAVSPNALWDTISDLSSWDKWFTIHEKWLTEPPAALAPGSTLTAKIVMLGMANKIEWTVEKVIDKDGYPRSLTLSGTGMAGVKCRFDFTVTPDGDGSQFSVAGDFEGALIKGALGKAVEKDGAKQLDKTLAQLEALAASAV, translated from the coding sequence ATGGGACACATCGAAGCCACCAAAAGCCTTGCCGTCAGCCCGAACGCGTTGTGGGACACCATCAGCGACCTGTCCAGCTGGGACAAGTGGTTCACCATCCACGAAAAGTGGCTCACCGAGCCGCCTGCGGCCTTGGCGCCGGGTTCGACGTTGACGGCCAAGATCGTCATGCTCGGGATGGCGAACAAGATCGAATGGACCGTCGAGAAGGTCATTGATAAGGACGGGTACCCACGCAGTCTGACGCTGTCGGGCACCGGCATGGCGGGGGTGAAGTGCCGCTTCGACTTCACGGTCACGCCCGACGGTGACGGTTCCCAATTCAGCGTGGCCGGCGACTTCGAGGGCGCGCTGATCAAGGGTGCGCTGGGCAAGGCGGTCGAGAAGGACGGCGCCAAGCAACTCGACAAAACCCTCGCCCAGCTCGAGGCGCTGGCCGCGTCGGCGGTCTGA